A genomic region of Jeotgalibaca ciconiae contains the following coding sequences:
- a CDS encoding C40 family peptidase produces MKKKLATLILTSSILSATFVAPYAASADELTDKIEEQEQKVNELSNRVDSAAAVLAEVQAEITAAEDRASELLNQRLATNEEIDLLKEEIAQLQQIIDQREGQLKEQARSVQVNGSNTNYMNFIFASESLTDLISRVDVVTTMVSANKDLVEQQVQDQQAVEDKKVESEEKLNDIMSMTYELEELKGQLEVKNIEQESALAALSAEKATAEEDRQRSIAEKEEADRRAAEEAERQRLAEEAAIAAAEAALLAEAEAAKAAEEAAQESVVEVASNQTPTVTAPTQTNNTTNTTVNTEVTTEVSQPSAPAPSTPVEKVEEKPAAPTISAPTGDVVSVAYKYLGVPYVWGGKTPSGFDCSGFTAYVFREAYGIEIGGWTGPQQYAGTQISVSQAQAGDLLFWGPKGSPYHVAIALGNGQYIHAPDEGGVVEVNSTQYFTPSFAVRVAR; encoded by the coding sequence TTGAAAAAGAAACTTGCTACTCTTATTTTAACTAGTTCAATCCTTTCAGCAACTTTTGTAGCGCCATATGCGGCATCTGCTGATGAACTAACTGATAAAATTGAAGAACAAGAACAGAAAGTTAACGAACTATCTAATCGTGTTGATTCTGCAGCAGCTGTGCTTGCAGAAGTACAAGCTGAAATTACAGCAGCTGAAGATCGTGCATCAGAATTATTAAATCAACGTCTGGCAACAAACGAAGAAATTGATTTACTGAAAGAAGAAATTGCACAATTACAACAAATTATCGATCAACGTGAAGGCCAATTGAAAGAACAAGCTCGTTCAGTTCAAGTAAATGGATCAAACACAAATTATATGAACTTTATTTTTGCTTCAGAATCTTTGACAGACTTAATCTCTCGAGTAGACGTAGTTACAACAATGGTTTCTGCTAACAAAGATTTAGTAGAGCAACAAGTTCAAGATCAACAAGCAGTGGAAGATAAAAAAGTCGAATCTGAAGAAAAGTTAAATGATATTATGTCAATGACATATGAGCTTGAAGAATTAAAAGGGCAATTAGAAGTAAAAAATATTGAGCAAGAAAGTGCATTAGCTGCTTTAAGTGCTGAAAAAGCAACTGCAGAAGAAGATCGTCAAAGATCTATCGCAGAAAAAGAAGAAGCTGATCGTCGTGCTGCTGAAGAAGCAGAACGTCAAAGGCTTGCAGAAGAAGCAGCAATTGCTGCAGCGGAAGCTGCATTATTAGCAGAAGCTGAAGCAGCTAAAGCTGCTGAAGAAGCTGCACAAGAGTCAGTAGTTGAAGTTGCATCAAACCAAACTCCAACAGTAACAGCGCCAACACAAACGAACAATACTACAAATACTACAGTGAATACTGAGGTAACGACTGAGGTTTCACAACCTTCAGCACCAGCTCCTTCAACTCCTGTTGAAAAAGTTGAAGAAAAGCCAGCTGCTCCGACAATTTCAGCGCCAACTGGTGATGTAGTTAGTGTAGCCTATAAATATCTAGGCGTACCTTATGTGTGGGGTGGAAAAACACCAAGTGGTTTTGACTGTTCTGGATTTACAGCATATGTATTCCGTGAAGCATACGGAATCGAAATTGGCGGCTGGACAGGTCCTCAACAATATGCGGGAACACAAATCTCTGTATCACAAGCACAAGCTGGTGACCTACTATTCTGGGGACCAAAAGGCAGCCCATATCATGTGGCAATCGCTCTAGGAAATGGTCAATACATCCATGCTCCTGACGAAGGCGGCGTTGTAGAAGTAAACAGTACACAATACTTCACTCCAAGCTTCGCTGTTCGCGTAGCAAGATAA
- the tyrS gene encoding tyrosine--tRNA ligase has translation MRNIIDELQWRDAINQQTDEEGLRELIEKKSIGLYCGIDATGSSMHIGHLIPFMILKRFQLAGHKPVILIGGATGSIGDPSGKSEERTLQSEETVAYNAEQITKQMKNLFRAGEEDSEIRLVNNLDWTKNLSLLDFLRDFGKNFNINTMLAKDIVASRLETGISFTEFSYQILQSMDYLHLYRNLDVQLQVGGADQWGNITAGLELIRKKEGAEAEAFGLTIPLMLKADGTKFGKTAGGAVWLDPKQTTPYEFYQFWVNQDDRDVVKYLKFFTFLTKEEINALAEKVATEPHKREAQKTLAAEMTKFVHGEKSLEDALKITDALFTGDVSQLSADEIEQGFKNMPTFESALTEQELVTWLVDTGIEPSRRQSREDIKNGAISINGEKITDLEFVITAENSFENRFIIVRRGKKKYFLVKLV, from the coding sequence ATGAGAAATATTATTGATGAATTACAATGGCGCGATGCGATTAACCAACAAACAGATGAGGAAGGTCTTCGTGAATTAATCGAAAAGAAAAGCATCGGATTGTATTGTGGAATCGATGCAACTGGATCCAGCATGCATATTGGGCACTTGATACCTTTCATGATTCTAAAAAGATTTCAGTTAGCTGGTCATAAGCCCGTTATTCTTATTGGTGGTGCAACTGGTTCAATTGGGGATCCAAGTGGGAAATCTGAAGAACGTACTTTGCAATCAGAAGAAACGGTTGCATATAATGCTGAACAAATTACAAAACAAATGAAAAATTTGTTTCGAGCTGGAGAAGAAGATTCTGAAATACGTTTAGTTAACAACTTGGATTGGACAAAAAATCTGTCTTTATTAGATTTTTTACGTGATTTTGGAAAGAATTTTAATATTAACACCATGCTTGCAAAAGACATTGTTGCAAGCCGCTTGGAAACAGGAATCTCGTTCACTGAATTCTCATACCAAATCCTTCAATCCATGGATTACTTGCACCTATACCGCAATTTGGATGTTCAATTACAAGTCGGCGGTGCAGACCAATGGGGTAATATTACAGCTGGACTAGAGCTTATTCGAAAAAAAGAAGGTGCAGAAGCAGAAGCCTTTGGATTAACAATTCCACTGATGTTAAAAGCAGATGGGACGAAATTTGGTAAGACTGCTGGCGGAGCAGTTTGGTTAGATCCAAAACAAACAACACCCTATGAATTTTACCAATTTTGGGTAAACCAAGACGACCGCGATGTTGTGAAATACTTAAAATTCTTTACCTTCTTAACGAAGGAAGAAATCAATGCTCTAGCAGAAAAAGTGGCAACAGAGCCTCATAAGCGTGAAGCACAAAAAACATTAGCTGCTGAAATGACAAAATTTGTTCACGGCGAAAAGTCATTAGAAGATGCATTAAAAATTACCGATGCATTATTTACGGGTGACGTTTCTCAACTTTCTGCTGATGAAATCGAACAAGGTTTCAAAAATATGCCTACATTTGAATCGGCTTTAACGGAACAAGAATTAGTTACTTGGTTAGTAGATACCGGTATTGAGCCTTCTCGCCGTCAATCCAGAGAAGATATTAAGAATGGT